In Macadamia integrifolia cultivar HAES 741 chromosome 12, SCU_Mint_v3, whole genome shotgun sequence, the following are encoded in one genomic region:
- the LOC122058271 gene encoding uncharacterized protein LOC122058271: MNCPPLQKIAISGPTLTSIIQRFDSSNGDVDGLLFGHFSDLTPSDLPADDGPDLSSSCSDLPTVVATITSFFCSGTVNSFYDSVGRLDLNALRRFNGDGVPPQSLIGWFVGRRRTPLRPSMRESSVTASLSNKALNLVSPDDPLSSSLSFPPCVFIVFSTPLSDQLIHTHEYRAFQFRQSAGVFEPKSMDVVNIGPLFRGHYSAFSPSSSFPWLPCGLSHPEDKRSESLNQMRRTSKEQQGMDLCAEGFEGARLSRLMGSEATNYTSDLEGLYGKMLAKLEGLARLVEQSSARVLEQENRNVKLRLKVAGLE, encoded by the exons ATGAACTGCCCTCCGTTACAGAAGATCGCCATATCAGGGCCCACACTCACCTCCATAATCCAACGTTTCGACTCCTCAAATGGAGACGTGGACGGCCTCCTCTTTGGCCACTTCTCTGACCTCACCCCTTCCGATCTGCCGGCCGACGACGGACCCGACTTATCATCGTCTTGCTCAGACTTGCCCACTGTCGTCGCCACCATCACAAGCTTCTTCTGTTCCGGCACTGTCAATAGTTTCTACGACTCAGTGGGTCGTCTAGACCTTAATGCTCTCCGCCGATTTAACGGTGACGGAGTACCGCCCCAGTCCTTGATCGGCTGGTTCGTGGGGAGGCGCAGAACCCCTTTACGGCCCTCCATGAGAGAATCCTCAGTCACGGCCTCTCTCTCCAACAAAGCCCTTAACTTGGTTTCCCCTGACGATCCACTCTCTTCTAGTCTCAGTTTTCCTCCTTGCGTCTTCATCGTCTTCTCGACCCCCTTATCCGATCAATTGATTCACACCCATGAGTACCGAGCCTTCCAGTTTCGTCAATCAGCTGGTGTCTTCGAGCCCAAATCAATGGATGTCGTCAATATTGGACCTTTGTTTCGGGGACATTACAGTGCGTTTTCACCTAGCTCGTCCTTCCCATGGTTGCCTTGTGGATTGAGCCATCCGGAGGACAAGAGAAGCGAGAGCTTAAATCAGATGAGACGGACATCGAAAGAGCAGCAAGGTATGGATTTATGTGCTGAAGGGTTCGAGGGCGCGAGGTTGAGTCGTTTGATGGGTTCGGAGGCTACCAACTATACTTCCGACTTGGAGGGTTTGTACGGAAAAATGCTTGCGAAGCTCGAGGGACTGGCACGCCTTGTCGAGCAGAGTTCGGCTAGGGTCCTTGAACAG GAAAACCGAAATGTAAAGTTAAGGTTGAAAGTTGCGGGCTTGGAATAA
- the LOC122058055 gene encoding E3 ubiquitin-protein ligase Praja-2, whose product MDAESHSISQELVFPELGPMNSVVVHHSDQLEGHCAICWRVISPDNEINEGSETNSLCGDCKCMLLEDIDTNIRDSHHRSTDGGRVRYSRSSESIEDLFSQQFSHLINLVRQNQYSVPISSSEHEVQLTNGDTATRVLQRTSSRTTPSGSRRWRRVLSDNESEVFDNLDSVFGESESNVSFSGYGAFHTESDAVSFSAYGGESDASVDGHGLLDREMFLHPDDGSDIDSDTDIDPMHAGLNQWNLDDPQDGEWEEADAEGSTVETTEAEGWIQDAHIRSPTENNAPINWFRGINSPESRGLIHLRFRESRHTYIPDIFTSLEESDVRPYYVGNPGDYLDTRGFEELLEQLAETDSFRRGAPPASANFVECLPLVVINEEHEKLGSLVCAVCKDSILVGTEANRLPCMHLYHPSCILPWLSARNSCPLCRYELPTDDKDYEDGKHNTGSGVGIHEIQPQDQGNESSSDFSDDSETDELSDISNGRTEGGELVNGECATDTSGRETRRGGWFFFAAAPIVSLVGIVLVLWFRNPLVERRGPRGRHAFPEQVQQHVGRTPMHDQRGNRSRRWWPFF is encoded by the coding sequence ATGGATGCAGAATCACATAGTATTTCCCAGGAGTTGGTGTTCCCAGAGCTTGGCCCAATGAACAGTGTAGTAGTTCACCATTCGGACCAGCTGGAGGGACATTGTGCCATATGCTGGAGAGTCATTTCTCCGGATAACGAAATAAATGAGGGCTCTGAAACAAATAGCCTGTGCGGGGACTGTAAGTGTATGCTTCTTGAAGATATTGACACAAACATACGAGATTCTCATCATAGAAGTACAGATGGGGGCAGAGTCAGATACAGCAGGAGTTCTGAGTCAATTGAGGATCTTTTTTCGCAACAATTCTCTCATCTGATTAATTTGGTCAGGCAGAATCAGTACTCTGTCCCCATTTCTTCCTCGGAACATGAGGTTCAACTGACTAATGGTGATACTGCTACAAGGGTGTTGCAGCGTACAAGCTCTCGAACTACTCCAAGTGGGTCTAGGAGATGGAGGAGGGTGCTGTCTGACAATGAAAGTGAAGTCTTTGATAACTTGGATTCTGTTTTTGGGGAGAGTGAATCCAATGTAAGCTTTAGTGGGTATGGAGCTTTCCATACTGAGAGCGATGCAGTTTCTTTCAGTGCTTATGGTGGGGAGTCTGATGCTTCCGTGGATGGTCATGGTTTACTGGACAGAGAGATGTTCCTCCATCCAGATGATGGAAGTGATATAGATAGTGATACTGATATAGACCCAATGCACGCTGGGCTAAATCAATGGAATTTAGATGACCCACAAGATGGTGAATGGGAAGAAGCTGATGCTGAGGGAAGCACCGTTGAGACTACAGAAGCAGAAGGTTGGATCCAGGATGCTCACATCAGGAGTCCAACTGAAAATAATGCTCCCATAAACTGGTTTAGAGGGATTAATTCACCTGAAAGTAGGGGCTTGATTCATTTGAGATTTCGTGAAAGTAGACACACGTACATCCCTGACATCTTCACAAGCTTGGAGGAATCAGATGTACGACCCTACTACGTAGGGAATCCTGGCGACTATCTTGATACAAGAGGGTTTGAAGAACTTCTCGAGCAACTTGCAGAGACTGACAGCTTCAGACGAGGGGCACCTCCAGCATCTGCCAACTTTGTGGAATGTCTACCCCTCGTCGTCATAAATGAGGAACATGAGAAGCTTGGGAGTCTAGTCTGTGCAGTGTGCAAGGATTCCATACTCGTTGGTACTGAAGCTAACCGACTCCCATGCATGCACCTGTACCATCCTTCCTGTATCTTGCCGTGGTTGAGTGCTAGGAACTCATGCCCTCTTTGTCGTTATGAGCTTCCAACTGATGACAAGGATTATGAGGATGGGAAGCACAACACTGGTAGTGGAGTAGGAATTCATGAAATCCAACCACAGGACCAAGGCAACGAAAGCTCctctgatttttctgatgattctGAGACAGATGAACTAAGTGACATTAGTAATGGAAGAACAGAGGGGGGAGAATTGGTTAATGGAGAATGTGCTACTGATACCTCTGGGAGAGAAACTAGAAGAGGAGGGTGGTTTTTCTTTGCCGCGGCTCCAATTGTCAGCCTTGTTGGTATTGTTCTTGTTTTGTGGTTCCGGAATCCTCTTGTGGAGagaagagggccaagaggaCGCCATGCCTTCCCTGAGCAGGTTCAGCAACATGTTGGTAGGACCCCTATGCATGACCAGAGGGGGAATAGGAGCAGGAGATGGTGGCCATTCTTCTAA